The genomic region GAGAGTTTGTTATTCGGTTAGGACTCTATTGTGGAGAGGCTCCCTTGTGGAGAAGGGCGTAGCCCGAGATCACTTCGGTGATTGTTTATCTTCTATTTGTATTTCAATTCAATCTACCACAATTATCATATATCGATTCCTATCAGTGTGCAATATGATCAATCTTACGGGGAGATAAGAATACGTCAACACCAATAGGGTAATAAGCAGCTTGATTTGAAGCACATTCTTTCTTTTTATCTTTGTAAAACAGAAGGAACCACATGCCACTTTAGTAAGACAAATACAAACCCCTTATAAATTAGAGggaaaaaataaagaaatagtTTAATGTCAAGCTTATTTTACTTTAAATAATTACTAGATGGAAGCACCCACCGCGTTACGGGCGGGGGCTTACAAACTAAGACCACGTATTACTTTCATCCAGGATGATCAAGAATCCATAAATCAAAAGACGCAATAACACATGGTTTTTTATACATTCTATTCTTATTACGAAGATTCACTGGAACATACATCTGATGCCTTGGCGGGTTACAAATTAGAAACCGGATGATGATCAGCCATAAATATTTTCTAGTATTTTTTAATAATGAATGCTTCACATACATGATGCGCGCACATCACGCATTGTCTTTTGGCATAAAACACATCCGAGCGCACACACGATATGaaattgaaataaatatacaatATTTAGCGAAATTTACTGGCAAGGCCTTCATCTAGCTCTTCTCATGTGTCTTCATCCACAACTTCCCAAGAAATGTCAGTGACATAAGATCTATCTTTTGTTATAGGTAGACCTTTGCCAGCAAGAAGTTAACTTTTTTTGGTTAACTTCTTGTTAACAAAAAGTCTAGTGTTTCCAGCAGCACAAGATATGGACATTGGATGGTCAAATTCCTCAATAAATTGGTTGAAAATTGGTGATAGGTAGATTGACTTTTGAGGTTAAGCATATCAAATGGAATGAATTTTGAGCCCAAAAGGTGAAGAAACACTTATCTTATAGGAATAATGCCAAGGCAAGGCTGGTTCAACACACCCCGAAATCCTGCTAAGGAATCATACCTGGTTGGAAAAGAGAACGTTATAGTGTTTCCAGTAGGAGAAGATTATGGTTTGACTTTTAAAGTCAAAGAACTAATTTAATCAAATGACCTTATGTAATCTAACAATCATGTGTACCCAAACATCCAAACCTAGTTAAGTTGTTAGAAACAATATGATATTATGATGTGTCCCCTCTCTTGCAAGATAAATCTAAATAGCATATTGTTGTGCTACCATAAAATAAATTAGCCCACATGCATATTGTAACTGTATAAATGGTCCGTGGAATGTGTCCCTCGTACCGTTGGAGAGAGATGCATTGAAGATCAATCGAAATGAATATTGTAAATTTTTAAGACAGTAAAAAGTATAGACATATGTGTTAGAGAATCTGACCTTTTTGGATGCTGAGGCTTCAAGAAAGGCGATATTCATATACCAGCTTCATGAATAAGTTCATTAGGCCAGAAACAAACATTTGCATTTGCCTAAAATGAATAGTATTAGTTACCTACACTATTTAAATTTAATATCACCTATTCTTCTTAAAATTTCCCACATCAGATAGATTATAACAAAAGAAAAAAAGTGCTATACCAGTAACCTAAACAAAGATTAGGCAAGCAACTTTTTTGACAACAGATTATAACAAAAACCAAAAGCAGTTGACCTTTGAATCAACAGAATGCCACCATATCCATTTCGTATTGAAGACAAAGAACTAAAAAAGGCCTGTTCCAAACAAATAACACGATTCCCATACAAAACCACTTCTCACACTTCATACTTTATAAATAAcataaatatttagaaaaattGTACCTTTTTTTTTCCAGAGATTGCATTAAGTCACCAAATTGAGCAAAAAAAGCCCAAACAAAAAAGACTCATCATCAACACATTAATAATCCAAGGAAAACCCCTCATCCATCAACCAATGATGTTCGATGCATGCGAAAAGAATAAAGTTAATTAATTCATTAAATATCATGAATCTTACTAAGCACATGGACCTTAATTGCGGTGGTTAAACGCGATGAAAACAAAACCTTAAACCCCAAAATTAAGGTATACACAAAAGTAAATAACAATAGGTATAATCAAGTAAATCAAACTGAATACAGTGGTAACCGTAAATAAAATAGATACAACAATTTCCAAACATACCAATCACAGATCAGGCGAAGAAGAAAGACAACCTAACGTCAAAGAAAACCAAACCGCTCTAAGCTGAATAAATATCAAAACTGTTAGCAAATAAACTAATAAAAACACTAAATCGCAAAAGAAGAAAGCACTACAAATCCCTTAGGGTTgacaaaaaaaatcaaacacaGCAAAGCACATCGAAATCCTACTGGGAAACCCTAGACTTGACGAGTTTGGTTCTGTGGATGGGAGGTGAGCACGCATCAGGGCCGGTCGCCGGGTACTCGTTGTCCCGCGTCTCTGTTTCTCTCTCTTACTGCTCTCGTATTGCCTCCCATTTCTCTTTCTTGTGTCTCTCTGTGTGTGTCTTTTGAGAAATTAGAAGGTGTTGATAATGACATAGAAACTAACCAGTGCTCCGTCTAATTTCTcctttttttttctgaaattcaCCGCTGTTATGAGCGTCACATCCCCGTCGTGAATCACAACCATTGGCGGCGGACCTTCCTCCGTTCTCTCTTCTCTCTGTCGTTGCTGGTGAGGAGGGGTAAATGGAGAAAAGCTGATTTAGCTTTGCAGCCCAAAACAGTTTACAAACCTAAAAACCCAAAGTACAAATAGCAAATGCTTTGAACGTCAGTAATGCACAAAGTATAACCCTGGTATGCCTTTTAGTGTTGCAAATTAGAAGTATATATAATGTCCCCGCACTTTAAAGGTACTTGGATCAAGCGGTGACCAAAAATCTGACATTTTCTTCTCTATCGGACAATACGGAACTTGAGAGCCTGCCATTGGTCTTTGCAAAATAGCCCTTGGAGACACTGAAACAGATCAAATATATGCAAAATTATAAGTAATGGGGTCAACTCAAACCTACGGATTTCGTGTTAGCTTCGTGCCGCATCaagaaacaaaaaacaaaaaaaaagatataAGATTAACCTAGGAATAAATATTTATGACAGATGCTGCAGTAATATTACGTATTCAGTAAAGATGAACAAATTGCTTCCTACGATCGAAAAAATGAAGTATTGATTACTTGCTCATTATGAATTTGCGATTGACGAAGTCACACAATATAACTTAAAGTCATCAATTGTCTCTTTTAGTACCTTTTTCCTGCTCAACATGTTTGGCAACCACCATAACTTTTTCCACAAGTCGTCATCATCTTCTACGTTGTCTACTTCAGCCATTGCGTGCTCTGAGTCAACCCTAATCACCAAAGTCAAGCATGAAAATATTAAACGAGCATAAACCACTAATAATACATAAATGAAATGTTACCATCGCCTAGAAACAGGGACCGGACCTTTAGGAGTTTAGGTCGTGAGTGTGGGAAATCACGAGACAGAAGCAACTTCATGCGAATAACACCCCAGCTGCAAACCAACTATATTCAGTCAGAATAACATACATAATGTTCCAAAAAAACGTTACCTGGGCCTTAAATATCTGCATATATTGTTGGAAAATCATCATCGTttacccctaaaagggcaccttGTCAAAATCCCAGATGAAGGTTAAAGCAGCAATTATTCGATTTGTTAGAACTAAAATTCAGCATGCAATTGAATGTTGTCAATCAGAATCCTAGATGATGACTCGATCAGAACCCAAGACCACAAAAAACCGTCACCGAGCATTAGTAGTTACCAAACAAAACTGGGGCTCGATACGATAATTTAAACCCTTTTGTTTCCCAACTCAAAATTGAAAAATCATACCGGTGGTCTGCCGAATGTGTTGAATAATCTCGCCTCCGTTCGTCTTCAATCAGTCCGCAAACACCAACCATCGGGCCAGACGGTGGCAGTGGGGTTAGCAACGACAATGACGACAATGGCCATGAAGGGAAACCCTCACACCTCACTCTCCTTTATAACAATCTAAGAAACTGGATATAAATGGATGAAAACTTACTCGTTGTTCGTCTTCTTCACCGGGGAGAATTGCGATTGCCCTATCTTTGATTTGATTTCTTATGACGACCAAACTTAAAGGATCTAGGGTAAGTGAATGGGTAAACGGAGACCTTAGAGAACCTTTTGTGGTTGCAGAAGTGGAATTCGGAAGAGGTGATGCAACCCGTCCAACTTCAATTTCATTATTACACTATTAGGAAACGGAAGTAATCATTGAAACTTGGTTAAATGATGGGCAAATTTGGGAGTGGGGGATGAAAATAATGGAATTTAGCTTGAGATCTTGGACTGGCATCTTAAAAAATTGAAGGGAAATGACTTTCTTAGCCATGGGaaatgttttatatatatatatatatatatactaggttatctacccgtgtgatacacgggttgaacaatttaagtTCTATAAAAAATACATTATGAAATGAAAAAGCATTCTTGACATAATTTAtaaatatgtaaatatttctttgtaTACACGAGTTGAATAATGAAAATGATATCGGGTATTGTAATGTTATGAAAGGAAAACAATCATAGCAAAAATAAATTACTTTACAAAGTCAAGCCCAAACGAATATGAAAGATGTTGGTGTATATGTTTTAAGTATATGAAACAACCATCAAATGTACTTCGCCCTACTCTTCATCATACAATAATAGAAAGCGAAGAAAACAACATAATGATCATAATGTTTATAAAACTGAACTCCGCACCTTTAAATACAAGCAGTTTGAGGCTATAAATCAGTACATGCTAACGTATTAACTTCTTAAATAGCTTGAGCTtctgcagtattcctccttaatcTTTATTAGTAGGTGAATTCCTTTTACCTGTAAACAGAAAGGAATAATCAAAACCAGAAATCACTCAAAAACATTGTGTTTTAATTAATCATATTATTACCTTTGACCGCCACTTCATAAAAGTTGACCAAGGCTAATAATTGTCTTTTAATGAGACAAAAGATAGAAAATACCATCTGCCCTTTGCATCAAAATTTGCTGTAGTACTCTCCCTTGAAAATTAGAAAGAAGCTAATACTTTAGTTAATTCTGGCCATTTAGTCAGTTATATGTCCACTTTAAAAGACTCCCTTAATATTGACTTATAAAGTCAAAATTACCAGAATTGGATAAGCATATAAGTTACGGCTACTCGGCTAGAGTTATAAAAATTTTAATGGTGGCCTGAATGTCTAGTTATACACTCATCCCAGTCTGGATAGCTAAgtttaattacaaaaaaaaaaaaaaaaaaactatatctgCTTCGTTTTTGTTTACCATCTTCGTATCCCAAAACAGCCATTTTAATACCTGACCCGTTTCTAGAAGTTTAGTGACAAAATATTAGTGGGAATGTTTACATTTAGTGACACTCTTGAACTGTGGCCACAACTGACAAAATAGAACTTGCGATGTAGGTTGTTAGTTACAGGCGCATATGTACAAAATGGAACCTCGAATAGTTAGTAACAGAATTTACTTTTTGTTATCAGGACATTCTCTGTTTTTGCGAAGATGAAAAAAGCAGCTAACTAATTCCTGTTTGAAATGGGCCGGATTTTATTACCTGAAATACATTTTACTTATATTAGTGTCGTTGTCATTGTACCCCAGAAAAATGCTTTTCCCATGAGGTATTTCATCCAAGATTGTGCCTTCATACCTTGAGATATTCAAGAAAAGgctgtaggtccctctcggaggatgacgaacctaaaccttgttatacaaacccactagcgagtgcggaatccaagctagcaagcaaaccgagatgaaacaagtataaacacaaacacacaaaggttcaccgattaacaccacttgtattaatacgaatgaaggttccggttacaagcacaatgttcacaaatgtgttttgcaaactctcaaagtgtgtgtatgtgtttcggacagaatgctctcaaagtcTCTCTATCCTTCTGTGTGCATATATACTgaaatgaacacactgcatgggtatttatacccatacacagcaggtatgttccgaaggatccgatagatgtctcgaaggatcatctatcggtgttgaacctgtcgaaggatcaggaatgctgatcgaaagatcatctttcgatcagactTTCATCAAAGGGTTCACAGTGACCTCGAAGGTTGATCTGTCGAGgtccatccatcgaaggttcaactttcgatctcatcgaaggatctcactat from Helianthus annuus cultivar XRQ/B chromosome 10, HanXRQr2.0-SUNRISE, whole genome shotgun sequence harbors:
- the LOC110884935 gene encoding uncharacterized protein LOC110884935, whose protein sequence is MVVAKHVEQEKVSPRAILQRPMAGSQVPYCPIEKKMSDFWSPLDPSTFKVCKLFWAAKLNQLFSIYPSSPATTERRENGGRSAANGCDSRRGCDAHNSGEFQKKKGEIRRSTG